A single Verrucomicrobiota bacterium DNA region contains:
- a CDS encoding rod shape-determining protein, translated as MFAQLKGLFSNDIGIDLGTANSLVYVRDQGIVLREPSVVAIEAGTTNVLAVGEEAKRMLGRTPGNIVAIRPMKDGVIADFEITESMLRHFIQKVHNRKLIAPRVVVAVPSGITEVEKRAVKDSATHAGAREVYLIEQPMASAIGVGLPVHEPAGNMIVDIGGGTCEIAIISLAGIVFSRSLRVGGDEFDETIVAHLKRAHNLMIGERTAEEIKIRVGSAYPLEQELTLEVKGRDLSAGLPKTITIRSEEVREALKEPLQSILESIRITLERCPPELSADLVDRGIVMAGGGALLRGIDRLVAQETGLPVHIAEDPLTAVAEGTGRVLQELQFLKRVTSSSTRG; from the coding sequence ATGTTCGCACAACTTAAAGGCCTGTTTTCCAACGATATCGGAATCGATCTCGGGACGGCCAATTCACTGGTGTACGTCCGGGATCAGGGGATCGTGTTGCGCGAGCCTTCGGTGGTCGCCATTGAGGCGGGGACAACGAATGTGCTGGCGGTGGGGGAGGAGGCGAAGCGCATGCTGGGCCGCACCCCGGGCAACATCGTGGCCATTCGCCCCATGAAGGATGGGGTCATCGCCGACTTCGAGATCACGGAGTCGATGTTGAGGCATTTCATTCAAAAAGTTCACAATCGGAAATTGATCGCTCCGCGCGTGGTGGTGGCCGTTCCCTCGGGCATCACTGAGGTCGAAAAGCGCGCGGTGAAAGATTCGGCCACGCACGCAGGGGCGCGCGAGGTCTACCTGATTGAACAGCCCATGGCCTCGGCCATTGGCGTCGGCCTGCCGGTGCATGAACCGGCGGGCAACATGATCGTCGATATCGGCGGTGGAACCTGCGAGATCGCCATTATTTCCCTGGCGGGCATCGTATTCAGCCGCTCTCTCCGCGTCGGCGGGGACGAATTTGACGAGACGATCGTGGCGCACCTTAAGCGCGCGCACAATTTGATGATCGGCGAACGCACCGCCGAAGAAATCAAGATCCGCGTCGGATCCGCTTATCCCCTCGAACAGGAACTGACCTTGGAAGTCAAAGGCCGCGACTTGAGCGCGGGCTTGCCCAAGACGATCACCATCCGTTCCGAGGAGGTTCGCGAGGCTCTCAAAGAGCCGCTGCAGAGCATTTTGGAATCCATTCGCATTACCCTGGAACGTTGTCCCCCCGAACTTTCCGCCGATTTGGTGGATCGGGGCATCGTCATGGCCGGAGGCGGCGCCTTGTTGCGAGGCATCGACCGGCTTGTCGCCCAGGAAACGGGTTTGCCGGTTCATATTGCCGAAGATCCGTTGACCGCCGTGGCCGAAGGGACCGGGCGTGTGCTCCAAGAATTGCAGTTCCTGAAGCGGGTCACTTCTTCGAGCACCCGCGGGTAG
- the mreC gene encoding rod shape-determining protein MreC: MFKRPAYLLCAAAMLLAVVLLCVPTRASARLKLVLRGLFVPFFGIGTLVDTGADRASLALLPRRYLIEQHAKLQREHERMAASFSRLEELERENRMLREAMNWRQKSGGNLKLARVVGRDPANWWCMIHIDMGQRHGVQANYPVLTQEGLVGRVADAGEFQSRVIMIGDPNCQVSAWVVEAGTNTGMIQGGAGSGTDGSWADLVYLPNDPALKTGMRVVTSGMGQVFPRGIPIGRIMELRSVGHGLYLEAKVKLGLDLNALTEVFVLAP, encoded by the coding sequence ATGTTCAAAAGACCGGCTTATTTGCTCTGCGCCGCCGCGATGTTGCTCGCGGTCGTGCTGCTTTGCGTCCCCACCCGCGCCTCGGCCCGGCTCAAACTGGTTCTTCGCGGACTCTTTGTCCCCTTTTTTGGGATCGGCACCCTGGTGGACACCGGCGCGGATCGAGCCTCCCTCGCGTTGCTGCCGCGGCGCTACCTCATCGAGCAGCACGCCAAGTTGCAGCGGGAACACGAGCGGATGGCCGCGTCATTCTCCCGCTTGGAGGAACTGGAGCGGGAGAACCGCATGCTCCGCGAAGCGATGAACTGGAGGCAAAAATCGGGAGGCAATCTCAAGCTCGCACGGGTGGTGGGGCGGGATCCCGCCAACTGGTGGTGCATGATCCATATCGACATGGGGCAGAGGCACGGCGTGCAGGCGAATTACCCCGTGTTGACGCAGGAAGGTTTGGTGGGGCGCGTCGCGGACGCGGGGGAGTTTCAGTCGCGAGTCATCATGATTGGCGACCCCAATTGCCAGGTGTCGGCCTGGGTCGTGGAGGCGGGGACGAACACGGGAATGATTCAGGGCGGGGCCGGTTCGGGGACGGATGGATCCTGGGCGGACTTGGTTTATTTGCCAAACGACCCGGCCTTAAAGACTGGCATGCGTGTGGTGACCAGCGGCATGGGGCAGGTCTTCCCCAGGGGAATACCGATCGGGCGCATCATGGAACTTCGGAGCGTCGGACACGGTCTTTACCTGGAGGCGAAAGTGAAACTGGGACTTGACTTGAACGCGTTAACGGAGGTTTTTGTTTTGGCGCCATGA
- the mreD gene encoding rod shape-determining protein MreD → MNATKAQAVLLLAAAAACVYVQTVFPWGRRLTGVQPDLLPLVMVYAALLGDAGLVACLAVTGGLMFDSLSMNPLGTSVLSLLVVGLGVHSLRDVLMREALHAKCLLGALASTASALTGLIALMMSGQRPVLGWDLARAVAGQGMWGAVLAPAVFWLLGRLDRAFNHPRISPGSFRPDREIKRGRN, encoded by the coding sequence ATGAACGCAACCAAAGCCCAGGCGGTATTGTTGCTGGCGGCCGCCGCCGCGTGCGTTTATGTGCAGACCGTGTTTCCCTGGGGACGGCGGTTGACGGGAGTGCAACCGGATCTTCTGCCGCTGGTGATGGTTTACGCAGCGCTGTTGGGGGACGCGGGATTGGTGGCCTGTCTCGCGGTGACGGGAGGATTGATGTTCGATTCCCTTTCGATGAATCCACTGGGAACCAGCGTGTTGTCCCTGCTCGTGGTGGGGCTCGGCGTCCACTCCTTGCGCGATGTGCTGATGCGGGAGGCGCTCCATGCGAAGTGTTTGTTGGGAGCTTTGGCCTCCACGGCCTCCGCGCTGACGGGTTTGATCGCGTTAATGATGTCGGGGCAACGGCCGGTGCTGGGGTGGGACTTGGCTCGCGCGGTGGCCGGCCAGGGGATGTGGGGGGCGGTGTTGGCGCCGGCAGTGTTTTGGTTGCTGGGCCGGCTGGACCGTGCGTTCAACCATCCCCGAATCTCGCCGGGTTCGTTCAGGCCAGATCGTGAAATCAAGAGGGGGAGGAACTAG
- the mrdA gene encoding penicillin-binding protein 2 — protein MLVLDQLRKSDVPMRNVAAVVFLGLIVLLGGLWYVQIYQGHRYQASHENQAIRTVRLPSIRGRILDRNGIALAENRPNFVINLYLDGLRKDFSSNYARLDKSWRANHGGKKPAAKEAAEMSRQARWLSASNQVHVLSGLLQLPSTLDEKRFVAHYEKRRAYPLAVFHHLSREHVARFLEQGAKFPGLDLEIQPERHYPYGTLAAHVLGHLRREMEWEDEDEDGFDYRLPDYRGEVGIEGAFDRELKGRPGVKSIVINNVLYRHSEAVLQAPSPGLDAHLTLDWGIQQAAEAALQGAGPQTRGAVVVMDVRTGDLLALVSAPAYEPGAFVLGISTEEWERLDDPILKPQINRATYGAYQPGSVFKIVSGLAALEAASMTPDTLVTNPGYFMLGRRRIDDLAPAGVYDFRKAFIKSSNTYFITFGLKCGLDRLLSLGHQFHFGEKTGIPLMQEVQGDFPQYEEVLGQWSQGNVANVCIGQEITVTPLQVAVMVAAIANGGTVFWPRLVQKFTAPEGSVDAEGLSFERGRVRSQLKIAPEHWAALQEAMRADVGDKEGTGTAAEVPGMEVCGKTGTAQITQGRKVIDHSTWFASFAPYSSPRYAVVVLVESGSSGGGTCGPVARKIYQAIQKREQRAGGRMTASRDPAHQD, from the coding sequence ATGCTGGTGCTCGACCAATTGAGAAAATCGGACGTGCCCATGAGGAATGTGGCGGCAGTCGTTTTTCTCGGCTTGATCGTCCTGCTCGGCGGACTTTGGTACGTGCAGATCTACCAGGGCCATCGTTACCAGGCGAGCCACGAAAATCAGGCCATTCGCACGGTCCGGCTGCCTTCCATTCGCGGGCGGATTTTGGACCGCAACGGCATTGCGCTGGCGGAGAACCGTCCGAATTTTGTCATCAATCTGTATTTGGACGGATTGCGGAAGGATTTCAGCTCGAACTATGCGAGGCTCGACAAGTCATGGCGCGCCAACCATGGAGGCAAGAAGCCCGCCGCCAAGGAGGCGGCGGAGATGAGCCGTCAGGCGCGCTGGCTGTCCGCCAGCAACCAAGTCCATGTGTTGTCAGGATTGTTACAGCTTCCCTCGACCCTCGACGAAAAACGATTTGTTGCTCATTACGAGAAGCGCCGAGCTTATCCGCTGGCGGTGTTTCATCATTTGAGCCGGGAGCATGTCGCCCGCTTTTTGGAACAAGGAGCGAAATTTCCCGGGTTGGATCTGGAGATTCAACCCGAGCGCCATTATCCCTACGGAACCCTGGCGGCTCACGTCCTGGGCCATCTGCGGCGGGAGATGGAATGGGAGGATGAGGACGAGGACGGCTTCGACTACCGGCTGCCGGACTATCGAGGGGAGGTTGGAATTGAAGGCGCCTTTGATCGCGAGTTGAAGGGGCGGCCGGGGGTCAAGAGCATCGTGATCAACAACGTGCTCTATCGGCATTCGGAGGCTGTTTTGCAGGCGCCGAGCCCGGGTTTGGATGCTCATTTGACCCTCGATTGGGGCATTCAGCAAGCCGCGGAGGCGGCACTGCAAGGCGCAGGTCCGCAAACGCGGGGAGCGGTGGTGGTCATGGACGTGCGGACAGGGGACCTGCTGGCGCTGGTCTCGGCCCCCGCTTACGAGCCCGGTGCGTTTGTGCTGGGCATCAGCACCGAGGAATGGGAGAGGCTGGACGATCCCATACTGAAACCGCAGATCAACCGCGCGACCTACGGGGCTTATCAGCCAGGATCGGTCTTTAAGATTGTGTCGGGCCTGGCCGCGTTGGAAGCGGCGTCCATGACTCCCGATACTCTGGTGACCAATCCCGGTTATTTCATGCTGGGGCGCCGGAGGATCGACGACCTGGCGCCGGCCGGAGTGTATGATTTCCGGAAGGCTTTCATCAAATCCAGCAACACGTATTTCATTACGTTTGGCTTGAAGTGCGGGCTCGACCGTCTGCTGTCCTTGGGGCACCAGTTTCACTTCGGCGAGAAAACGGGCATTCCGCTGATGCAGGAGGTTCAAGGGGATTTTCCCCAGTACGAGGAAGTGCTGGGGCAATGGTCGCAAGGCAATGTGGCGAACGTGTGCATTGGCCAGGAGATTACGGTGACGCCCCTCCAGGTCGCCGTGATGGTTGCCGCCATCGCGAACGGCGGAACCGTGTTTTGGCCGAGGCTGGTGCAGAAGTTTACCGCGCCGGAAGGATCGGTGGACGCGGAGGGATTGTCGTTTGAGCGCGGCAGAGTGCGTTCGCAATTGAAGATTGCACCGGAGCATTGGGCGGCCTTGCAGGAGGCGATGCGAGCGGACGTGGGGGACAAGGAGGGCACGGGCACGGCGGCCGAAGTTCCGGGCATGGAAGTGTGCGGAAAAACGGGCACCGCACAAATCACCCAAGGACGGAAAGTCATCGATCACAGCACCTGGTTCGCCTCCTTCGCACCTTATTCGAGTCCGCGCTATGCCGTGGTGGTGCTGGTGGAAAGCGGTAGCTCGGGTGGTGGAACCTGCGGACCGGTGGCTCGAAAGATTTACCAGGCCATTCAGAAGCGGGAACAGCGGGCGGGCGGAAGGATGACGGCATCCCGGGATCCGGCACACCAGGATTAG
- a CDS encoding rod shape-determining protein RodA, with translation MYESHLKTKHPQVEWRVVGAALALMVIGALSIYSATWPGESAHHVAFYRQRVVTQLLYYGVGLGLGVALCLIDYHVFSRWSLVGYWAAILCLVAVLVPFIGKKVYGARRWIDLGVFQFQPSEFAKLAFIFAQANFLSRPLEELRQPWVFMKAIGLTVLPFLLILKEPDLGSALVLLPVSLAMIYVAGAPPKYLVRLVAGTGLVVGLILVDILFMPPKWQIKLADYQRHRLLVYFGRDFAPKGAPPEEKRRARELEREKSYNVEQALISVGSGGFVGKGWKQGTQNALGYLPRGVAHNDFIFSVIAEERGFVGSLIVLGLYATVLFTGIQIAGQARDRLGRLLATGVVALLFSHVFINVGMNIRLMPVTGIPLPLLSHGGSSVVCSLVAMAVLQNVYLYRRHY, from the coding sequence ATGTACGAGTCTCACCTCAAAACGAAGCATCCGCAGGTGGAGTGGCGGGTGGTGGGAGCGGCTCTGGCGCTCATGGTCATCGGGGCGTTGTCCATTTACAGCGCGACGTGGCCCGGCGAGTCAGCCCATCACGTGGCGTTTTACCGCCAGCGCGTGGTGACGCAACTGTTATACTACGGGGTGGGCTTGGGACTGGGCGTGGCCTTATGTTTGATCGACTATCATGTGTTTTCTCGATGGTCGCTGGTGGGTTATTGGGCGGCCATTCTTTGCCTGGTCGCGGTGCTGGTTCCCTTCATTGGAAAAAAAGTTTACGGCGCGCGGCGATGGATCGATTTGGGGGTTTTCCAGTTTCAACCCTCTGAGTTCGCGAAGCTGGCCTTCATTTTTGCCCAGGCCAATTTCCTCAGCCGGCCCTTGGAGGAATTACGGCAGCCTTGGGTTTTCATGAAAGCCATCGGCCTCACGGTGCTCCCGTTCCTGCTCATTTTGAAGGAGCCGGATCTGGGGTCCGCTCTCGTGTTGCTGCCGGTTAGCCTGGCGATGATTTACGTGGCGGGAGCCCCGCCCAAGTATCTGGTCCGGTTGGTGGCGGGGACCGGACTGGTGGTCGGGCTGATTCTGGTGGACATCCTGTTCATGCCGCCGAAATGGCAGATCAAGCTGGCGGACTATCAGCGTCATCGCCTGTTGGTGTATTTTGGAAGGGATTTTGCGCCCAAGGGAGCGCCGCCCGAGGAAAAACGCCGGGCTCGAGAGTTGGAGCGGGAAAAGTCTTACAACGTGGAACAAGCGCTGATCTCCGTCGGCTCGGGAGGGTTCGTGGGCAAGGGCTGGAAGCAAGGCACTCAAAACGCCTTGGGTTATCTGCCGAGGGGAGTGGCGCACAACGATTTCATTTTCTCCGTGATTGCCGAGGAGCGAGGTTTTGTCGGCAGCCTGATCGTGCTGGGTTTGTACGCAACGGTTTTGTTCACGGGAATCCAAATCGCCGGGCAGGCGCGGGACCGTCTGGGACGGCTGCTTGCGACAGGCGTCGTGGCCTTACTCTTCAGCCACGTTTTCATCAATGTAGGTATGAATATTCGACTCATGCCAGTGACCGGCATCCCGCTCCCGCTGCTGAGCCATGGCGGCTCGTCGGTGGTGTGCTCCCTCGTGGCGATGGCGGTCTTGCAGAATGTGTACTTGTACCGAAGACATTATTAA
- a CDS encoding Rne/Rng family ribonuclease, whose protein sequence is MSERNFSRKRRSQRFRPPGGMAPKAEASAEARVQAQSTAPADEVVFDRRRHEREIERAENKAAGLPETAEQPGVVAEGSYPPRDRHAYREPNLEVPEDASEALESRGQETAPEQPFEPVPVRGNASGIVETLRAAAQKVMKKVQRLMKPQRKVHKEVIINAESLETRVAVIEDGKLEDFTIERTTEERLVGSIFKGKVKNLEDGLKAAFVDIGFEKNAFLHYWDIVPNNFDSGVEVVERKTKKREKPRITQKDIPRLYPPGTDIIVQVTKGAIGTKGPRVTTNLALPGRFLVLLPNSDQSGISRKIEHHEERQRLKKIVRSLTIPEGMGVIIRTAGEGQQARYFVRDLALLLEEWREIQEKISQQPSATCVFQEPDLIERTVRDFLTEDVERIVVDSSAQHDRIRSIIAKISPRSGSKIKLYNDSQPVFDRFGISRQLESAFSRQVHLKSGGYIVVDETEALVAIDVNTGRHKGGKDPESTILKVNIEAAEEICRQLRLRNMGGLIVLDFIDMKHRRDQQSVFQKMREGLRRDKAKTHLLPISQLGLLEMTRQRHTESVRAAVYDDCPYCKGKGKVKSTITMSVEIQRKLGEILKKRHRDESDFQLRIVVNPSVLERLRTEDEKLLIEMEKRYFGKLSFRGDPSFHAEQFKIVNVSSGEELASVGG, encoded by the coding sequence ATGAGCGAACGCAACTTTTCACGCAAACGCCGCAGTCAGCGATTCCGCCCCCCCGGGGGCATGGCCCCCAAAGCCGAGGCTTCCGCCGAGGCCCGTGTCCAAGCCCAATCGACCGCACCCGCGGACGAGGTGGTCTTCGACCGCCGCCGGCATGAACGCGAGATTGAGCGGGCGGAAAACAAGGCGGCCGGCCTGCCCGAGACCGCGGAACAACCGGGGGTTGTCGCGGAGGGGTCCTACCCACCGAGGGACCGCCATGCCTATCGCGAACCCAACCTCGAAGTGCCCGAGGATGCCTCGGAGGCGCTGGAGTCTCGAGGACAAGAGACTGCCCCCGAGCAGCCTTTCGAGCCGGTGCCCGTCCGAGGAAACGCCTCCGGCATCGTGGAGACCCTCCGTGCGGCCGCGCAGAAGGTGATGAAAAAGGTGCAGCGCCTGATGAAGCCGCAGCGCAAAGTGCATAAGGAGGTCATCATCAACGCGGAATCTCTCGAGACGCGAGTGGCGGTGATCGAGGACGGCAAACTCGAAGACTTCACCATCGAGCGCACGACCGAGGAACGGCTTGTCGGCAGCATCTTCAAGGGCAAAGTGAAGAATCTGGAGGACGGGTTGAAGGCGGCCTTCGTCGATATCGGGTTTGAGAAGAACGCCTTTCTTCACTATTGGGACATCGTCCCGAACAATTTCGACAGCGGTGTTGAAGTGGTCGAGCGTAAAACGAAAAAGCGGGAAAAGCCCCGCATCACTCAAAAGGACATTCCCCGGCTTTATCCTCCCGGCACGGACATTATTGTGCAGGTCACCAAGGGTGCCATTGGGACGAAGGGGCCCCGGGTGACGACGAACCTAGCTCTGCCAGGGCGGTTTCTGGTGTTGTTGCCGAATTCCGATCAAAGCGGCATTTCGAGGAAAATTGAGCATCACGAGGAACGCCAGCGCCTCAAGAAAATCGTGCGCAGTCTGACCATCCCCGAGGGCATGGGGGTGATTATTCGGACCGCCGGAGAGGGCCAGCAGGCCCGGTATTTCGTCCGGGATCTGGCGCTGCTCCTGGAGGAATGGCGGGAAATTCAGGAGAAGATCAGCCAGCAACCCTCGGCGACCTGCGTGTTCCAGGAGCCCGATTTGATCGAGAGAACCGTGCGGGATTTCTTGACCGAGGACGTGGAGCGCATCGTGGTGGACAGCTCGGCCCAGCATGATCGCATCCGGTCCATCATTGCCAAGATTTCGCCCCGGTCCGGGAGCAAGATCAAACTGTACAACGATTCACAGCCGGTGTTTGACCGATTTGGCATTTCCCGCCAGCTCGAATCAGCCTTCTCGAGGCAGGTGCATCTCAAGAGCGGAGGCTACATTGTGGTGGACGAGACCGAGGCCCTGGTGGCCATCGACGTCAACACGGGCAGGCACAAAGGTGGCAAAGACCCGGAATCGACCATCCTGAAAGTCAACATCGAAGCCGCGGAAGAAATCTGCCGCCAGTTGCGGTTGCGGAACATGGGCGGGTTGATCGTGCTGGACTTCATCGACATGAAGCACCGGCGAGATCAGCAATCCGTGTTTCAAAAGATGCGGGAGGGACTCCGCCGCGACAAGGCCAAGACTCATCTTCTCCCGATCTCCCAACTGGGATTGTTGGAAATGACCCGGCAACGCCACACCGAAAGTGTGCGCGCCGCGGTTTACGACGACTGCCCGTACTGCAAAGGCAAGGGAAAGGTCAAGAGCACCATCACGATGAGCGTGGAAATCCAGCGCAAGCTGGGAGAGATCCTCAAGAAACGACATCGGGACGAATCCGACTTCCAGCTTCGCATCGTGGTGAATCCCTCCGTCCTCGAACGATTGCGCACGGAA